From a region of the Acinetobacter larvae genome:
- a CDS encoding IS1182 family transposase gives MAIKTYHQNQLHLIPHSFDDLIPEKHPVRLVNKVLDQIDSSPLVNAYDESGRPGYHPLLMLKIMVYAYMTNTYSSRKIEKALRENINFMWLSNMTIIDHNTINRFRNSKLEQCFKDIFKQIVLMLAEEGVITLKEIYTDGTKLEAQANRYTFVWGNAIKTNKAKMLKQLDELWKYAHQIEVGDQEPSKLEITEISSHTIDQVLKAIDDRLNEHSIQPDQATKKKLGAVKKNFKNRLIDYEEKEKILDGRNSYSKTDHDATFMRMKEDHMKNGQLKAGYNVQISTENQVIVNYSVHQNSNDFPTLKPHLEQMRELYGEEQFQELEVITADAGYGSEENYQYLEQQGLLAYIKYSTFDLERRQQRGKKAKQNLKNKQYLHYNAIDDYYVCPMGQHMTKIKDKQTKTSSGFIQHISIYEAQRCEGCPLRSSCHKSQGNRRIERNHHLEHYRTLMYERLLSEEGIEKRKRRSIEVEPVFGHIKSNRGFKRFTLRGMRKVNLEFGLHALAHNMMKMAA, from the coding sequence ATGGCTATAAAGACATATCACCAAAACCAACTTCACTTAATTCCTCATAGCTTTGATGACTTGATTCCTGAGAAACACCCTGTTCGCTTAGTGAATAAAGTATTGGATCAAATTGACAGTAGCCCATTAGTAAATGCGTATGATGAATCTGGTCGACCAGGTTATCACCCACTACTCATGCTTAAAATCATGGTCTACGCTTATATGACCAATACCTATTCCTCTCGTAAAATCGAAAAAGCTCTACGTGAAAATATTAATTTCATGTGGTTAAGCAATATGACCATTATTGATCACAATACGATTAATCGCTTTAGAAATTCAAAGTTAGAGCAATGCTTTAAAGACATATTCAAACAGATCGTATTGATGTTAGCTGAAGAAGGAGTCATTACTTTAAAAGAGATTTACACAGATGGCACCAAACTTGAGGCACAAGCCAATCGCTACACCTTTGTGTGGGGTAATGCAATTAAAACCAACAAAGCTAAGATGCTTAAACAGCTAGATGAACTATGGAAGTATGCTCACCAAATCGAAGTTGGCGATCAAGAACCGAGTAAGCTTGAAATCACAGAAATATCATCGCATACGATAGATCAAGTTTTAAAAGCGATAGATGATCGTTTGAATGAACATTCGATTCAACCGGATCAAGCGACTAAAAAGAAATTAGGTGCGGTAAAAAAAAACTTTAAGAATCGACTAATAGACTACGAAGAAAAAGAAAAGATCCTTGATGGGCGCAATTCGTATAGCAAGACTGACCATGATGCAACTTTCATGCGGATGAAGGAAGACCATATGAAAAATGGTCAACTTAAGGCTGGTTATAATGTTCAAATAAGCACTGAAAATCAGGTAATTGTTAATTATAGCGTGCATCAAAATAGTAATGACTTTCCTACATTAAAGCCCCATTTAGAGCAAATGCGTGAACTTTATGGCGAAGAACAGTTTCAAGAACTTGAAGTTATTACCGCTGATGCAGGTTATGGTAGTGAGGAAAACTATCAATATTTAGAACAGCAAGGGTTATTAGCGTATATCAAATACAGCACCTTTGACTTAGAACGTCGTCAACAACGTGGTAAAAAAGCCAAACAGAATTTAAAAAATAAGCAATATCTACATTACAACGCGATTGATGACTATTATGTTTGCCCAATGGGACAACATATGACGAAGATCAAAGATAAACAAACAAAAACCAGTAGTGGATTCATTCAACATATCAGTATTTATGAGGCACAGCGATGCGAAGGATGCCCGCTTAGAAGTAGCTGCCATAAGAGCCAGGGCAATAGACGAATTGAGAGAAACCATCATTTAGAGCATTACAGGACGTTAATGTATGAACGCTTACTAAGTGAAGAAGGAATCGAAAAGCGTAAGCGACGAAGTATAGAAGTTGAACCGGTGTTTGGACATATAAAGTCGAATCGAGGCTTTAAGAGATTCACGCTTAGAGGGATGCGAAAAGTGAATTTAGAGTTTGGATTACATGCTTTAGCACACAATATGATGAAAATGGCAGCTTAA